A window from Streptomyces sp. NBC_00299 encodes these proteins:
- a CDS encoding response regulator transcription factor, protein MSSDEASISLLIVDDHPVVRDGLRGMFESAPGFHVLGEAADGLEAVEKAAALDPDVILMDLRMPGGGGVDAIAELTRRGARAKVLVLTTYDTDTDTLPAIEAGATGYLLKDAPRDDLFTAVRAAAEGRTVLSPAVASRLVSAVRAPKAAGNEPLSAREREVLALVAKGTSNREIARELFISEATVKTHLTHLYAKLGVKDRAAAVATAYQRGILG, encoded by the coding sequence ATGAGTAGTGACGAGGCGTCCATCTCCCTGCTGATCGTCGACGACCATCCCGTCGTACGGGACGGCCTGCGCGGCATGTTCGAGTCCGCGCCCGGCTTCCACGTCCTCGGCGAGGCCGCCGACGGGCTGGAAGCGGTCGAGAAGGCCGCCGCCCTCGACCCCGACGTGATCCTGATGGACCTGCGCATGCCGGGCGGCGGCGGGGTCGACGCGATCGCCGAGCTGACCCGGCGTGGCGCCCGCGCGAAGGTCCTCGTACTGACGACGTACGACACGGACACCGACACCCTCCCGGCGATCGAGGCGGGCGCCACCGGCTACCTCCTCAAGGACGCCCCGCGCGACGACCTGTTCACAGCCGTACGCGCGGCCGCCGAGGGCCGCACCGTCCTCTCCCCGGCCGTGGCCTCCCGCCTCGTCTCCGCGGTCCGCGCCCCGAAGGCCGCCGGCAACGAGCCGCTCTCAGCCCGCGAGCGCGAGGTACTGGCCCTCGTCGCCAAGGGCACGTCCAACCGCGAGATCGCCCGCGAACTCTTCATCAGCGAGGCGACCGTGAAGACCCACCTCACCCACCTCTACGCCAAGCTGGGCGTCAAGGACCGGGCGGCGGCGGTGGCCACGGCGTACCAGCGGGGGATTCTGGGCTAG
- a CDS encoding ABC transporter ATP-binding protein produces the protein MVTTRATAEDSPDRTDRADRSAVRTLLRLWPYVRPVRVRLFTAAFVAVVASCLSLVIPLVLKWMVDGPVADRDPAGVWLGALYLLLLGVAEALLFGLRRWLVARPLAGVEAGMRADLYRHLQRLPVAFHDRWASGQLLSRGTTDLMLLRMFLAFPLTFLLVNAVTILVGVIIMLLQDWTLGLVILIPAVPVMVTCVIFEKRYATVARRAQDQVGDLTTVVEESVLGIRIIKGFGRHRSQARAFRELSRTLRGTELRKARLLAAIWGVIVTLPEVAIGAALVLGAIQVADGQLSAGTLVAFLSTALALRWPVDSIGFLLAMSQEAATATERYFEVMDAEQEQPTAAGTTAPAVTATATATATGSTGLKDKGLRFHDVSFRYPDAPTDSPPILTRIDLHIRTGESMALVGATGSGKTTLTALVPRLHEVTSGHITLDGKDIAELPRDTLRELVAVAFEEPTLFSASVAENVLMGASDGAGEPELERALAVAQADFAHALPHGTGTQVGEQGLSLSGGQRQRLALARAVVGRPRFLVLDDPLSALDVHTEAAVEAALRDVLAETTALIVAHRPSTVLLADRVALLSGGRIAAVGTHHELLRTNAEYAHLMAGTEEADR, from the coding sequence ATGGTGACGACACGTGCAACCGCCGAGGACAGCCCTGACCGTACCGACCGAGCCGACCGTTCCGCCGTGCGGACGCTGTTGCGTCTGTGGCCGTATGTGCGGCCCGTGCGGGTGCGGTTGTTCACCGCGGCGTTCGTGGCGGTCGTCGCCTCCTGTCTGTCGCTGGTCATTCCGCTCGTCCTGAAGTGGATGGTGGACGGTCCCGTCGCCGACCGGGATCCGGCCGGGGTCTGGCTCGGGGCGCTGTATCTGCTGCTGCTCGGGGTCGCGGAGGCGTTGCTGTTCGGGCTGCGGCGGTGGCTGGTGGCCCGACCGCTGGCCGGCGTCGAGGCGGGGATGCGGGCGGATCTGTACCGGCATCTGCAGCGGCTGCCGGTGGCGTTCCACGACCGGTGGGCGTCGGGCCAGCTGCTGTCGCGGGGCACGACCGACCTGATGCTGCTGCGGATGTTCCTCGCGTTTCCGCTGACGTTCCTGCTGGTCAACGCCGTGACGATCCTCGTCGGCGTGATCATCATGCTGCTTCAGGACTGGACGCTCGGGCTGGTGATCCTGATCCCGGCGGTGCCCGTGATGGTCACCTGCGTGATCTTCGAGAAGCGGTACGCCACGGTGGCGCGCCGCGCGCAGGACCAGGTCGGCGATCTGACGACGGTCGTCGAGGAGAGCGTGCTCGGCATCCGGATCATCAAGGGGTTCGGCCGGCACCGCAGCCAGGCCCGGGCGTTCCGCGAGCTGTCACGGACCCTGCGCGGCACGGAACTGCGCAAGGCCCGGCTGCTGGCCGCGATCTGGGGTGTCATCGTGACGCTGCCCGAGGTGGCCATCGGGGCGGCACTGGTGCTGGGCGCGATCCAGGTGGCGGACGGTCAGCTGTCGGCGGGCACGCTGGTGGCGTTCCTGTCGACGGCACTCGCGCTGCGCTGGCCCGTCGACTCGATCGGCTTCCTGCTGGCGATGAGCCAGGAGGCGGCGACGGCCACGGAGCGGTACTTCGAGGTGATGGACGCCGAGCAGGAGCAGCCGACCGCGGCCGGTACCACCGCGCCGGCCGTCACCGCTACGGCTACGGCTACCGCTACCGGCTCAACGGGGCTCAAGGACAAGGGACTCCGCTTCCACGACGTCTCGTTCCGCTACCCCGACGCCCCGACCGACTCGCCTCCCATCCTCACCCGCATCGACCTCCACATCCGAACCGGCGAGTCCATGGCCCTGGTCGGCGCGACGGGCAGCGGCAAGACCACCCTCACCGCCCTGGTCCCCCGCCTCCACGAGGTGACATCCGGCCACATCACCCTGGACGGCAAGGACATCGCCGAGCTCCCCAGAGACACGCTGCGCGAACTCGTCGCCGTCGCGTTCGAGGAGCCGACCCTCTTCTCGGCCAGCGTCGCGGAGAACGTGCTGATGGGGGCCTCGGACGGCGCGGGAGAACCCGAGTTGGAACGGGCGCTCGCCGTCGCGCAGGCCGACTTCGCGCACGCCCTGCCGCACGGCACCGGCACCCAGGTCGGCGAGCAGGGCCTCAGCCTCTCCGGCGGCCAGCGGCAGCGACTGGCGCTCGCGCGCGCGGTGGTCGGCAGGCCCCGCTTCCTGGTGCTGGACGACCCCTTGTCCGCCCTCGACGTGCACACCGAGGCCGCCGTCGAGGCCGCCCTGCGGGACGTGCTCGCGGAGACCACCGCTCTGATCGTCGCCCACCGCCCGTCCACCGTGCTCCTGGCGGACCGCGTCGCCCTGCTCTCCGGCGGCCGCATCGCCGCCGTCGGCACCCATCACGAACTGCTGCGCACGAACGCCGAATACGCCCACCTCATGGCCGGGACCGAGGAGGCCGACCGATGA
- a CDS encoding ABC transporter ATP-binding protein, whose translation MTATTATAPDREEPDREEPDKEEPAGKGPQSPRPDDPFDHDVLPTPPGATTALLRSLLAPMKARVAVTTLLLLLQQAAVQAGPLLVAYAIDTAVPAFRRADLGPLVAVGAGYLLCAVASGVLQYAFILLSARVNQDVLLDLRGRIFRHAQALSLDFHERYTSGRLISRSTTDVESLRELLDEGLQELVTVILSFVYISAMLLWLDLGLGAVAVASFAPLYLLVRRYRRRAARVYTVRSTAIAAVIVKFVETMNGIRPVRAFRREAVNDAGFRVLNTRHERTNGDALLEMARYVVGSRLVANTAVAGIVLWGAYRVAGGTLALGVLAAAVLYLRRLYDPIDRLGMFLNSYQSAAASLEKIAGLLAQTPSVPEPQAPRQLPALESEHPGREVVFDGVRFGYRTGGEVLPRFDLTFPAGQTVAVVGSTGAGKSTLAKLLARFYDPSDGRVLLDGVDLRELAVPELRRGVVMVTQEAFLFSGTVAENIAIGRPDATREEIEQAAKAIGAHDFISSLPDGYDTDVRKRGGRISAGQRQLVAFARALLADPAVLILDEATSSLDIPGERAVQRAMSTVLHGRTAVVIAHRLSTVEIADRVLVMEDGQIVEDGTPAELVAGTGRFADLHRAWRDSLA comes from the coding sequence ATGACGGCGACGACCGCCACCGCACCGGACAGGGAAGAGCCGGACAGGGAAGAGCCGGACAAGGAAGAGCCGGCCGGGAAAGGGCCCCAATCCCCGCGGCCCGACGACCCCTTCGACCACGACGTCCTGCCCACTCCGCCGGGCGCCACCACCGCCCTGCTGCGCTCCCTGCTCGCCCCCATGAAGGCGCGAGTCGCCGTGACCACCCTGCTCCTGCTGCTCCAGCAGGCGGCGGTGCAGGCGGGCCCGCTGCTGGTGGCGTACGCGATCGACACGGCCGTACCGGCGTTCCGCCGCGCCGATCTCGGGCCGCTGGTCGCGGTCGGGGCCGGCTATCTGCTGTGCGCGGTGGCGTCGGGCGTGCTGCAGTACGCGTTCATCCTGCTCTCCGCCCGGGTCAACCAGGACGTGCTGCTCGACCTGCGCGGCCGTATCTTCCGCCACGCCCAGGCCCTGAGCCTCGACTTCCATGAGCGCTACACGTCCGGGCGGCTCATCTCCCGCTCCACGACGGACGTGGAGTCCCTGCGGGAGCTGCTCGACGAGGGCCTTCAGGAGCTCGTCACCGTCATCCTCTCCTTCGTCTACATCTCGGCGATGCTGCTCTGGCTCGACCTCGGCCTCGGTGCGGTCGCCGTGGCCTCCTTCGCGCCGCTGTACCTCCTCGTACGGCGCTACCGGCGGCGCGCGGCGCGCGTGTACACCGTGCGGTCCACCGCGATCGCCGCCGTGATCGTGAAGTTCGTCGAGACGATGAACGGCATCCGCCCGGTGCGCGCCTTCCGCCGCGAGGCCGTGAACGACGCCGGCTTCCGGGTTCTCAACACCCGGCACGAGCGGACGAACGGCGACGCGCTGCTGGAGATGGCCCGTTACGTCGTCGGCTCCCGCCTCGTCGCCAACACGGCCGTCGCGGGGATCGTGCTGTGGGGTGCCTACCGGGTCGCGGGCGGCACGCTCGCCCTCGGTGTGCTGGCGGCGGCCGTGCTCTATCTGCGGCGGCTGTACGACCCGATCGACCGGCTCGGCATGTTCCTCAACTCGTACCAGTCGGCGGCGGCCTCCCTGGAGAAGATCGCCGGACTGCTCGCCCAGACCCCGTCCGTGCCCGAGCCGCAGGCACCCCGGCAGCTTCCGGCCCTCGAGTCGGAGCACCCCGGCCGCGAGGTCGTCTTCGACGGCGTCCGGTTCGGCTACCGCACCGGCGGCGAGGTGCTGCCCCGCTTCGACCTCACGTTCCCGGCCGGGCAGACGGTCGCGGTCGTCGGCTCCACGGGCGCGGGCAAGTCGACGCTGGCCAAGCTGCTCGCCCGCTTCTACGACCCCTCGGACGGCCGGGTCCTCCTCGACGGCGTCGACCTGCGCGAGCTCGCCGTGCCCGAGCTGCGGCGCGGGGTGGTGATGGTGACGCAGGAGGCGTTCCTGTTCTCCGGCACGGTCGCCGAGAACATCGCCATCGGCCGCCCCGATGCCACCCGCGAGGAGATCGAGCAGGCGGCGAAGGCCATCGGCGCGCACGACTTCATCAGCTCGCTCCCCGACGGCTACGACACCGACGTCCGCAAGCGGGGCGGCCGTATCTCCGCCGGTCAGCGCCAACTGGTCGCGTTCGCCCGGGCGTTGCTCGCGGACCCGGCCGTGCTGATCCTCGACGAGGCGACCAGCTCCCTCGACATCCCCGGCGAACGGGCCGTGCAGCGCGCGATGTCGACGGTGCTGCACGGGCGTACGGCAGTCGTCATCGCCCACCGGCTGTCCACGGTCGAGATCGCGGACCGCGTGCTGGTCATGGAGGACGGGCAGATCGTCGAGGACGGCACTCCGGCCGAACTCGTCGCGGGGACCGGCAGGTTCGCGGATCTGCATCGGGCGTGGCGGGACAGTCTGGCGTAG
- a CDS encoding ABC transporter permease: protein MNTAVLRTEARLLAREPGSLFWILVFPPALLAVLGAVPAFREPQEGLDGLRIVDTYVPVTVLVGMIVAGVQSMPAGLTGYREHGILRRMSTTPVRPSALLSAQMLVHALAAVLSALLALTVGRLAYDVRLPGQPYGYLLALVLAVLAALALGSVISAVSRTVKIAGAVGTAVFFPMLFCAGVWLPVQAMPDVMADVVGLTPFGAAAQALNQATAGDWPGWGHLGVMAAWTALLSLAAARWFRWE, encoded by the coding sequence ATGAACACCGCCGTACTGCGCACCGAGGCCCGCCTGCTCGCCCGCGAACCGGGCAGCCTCTTCTGGATCCTCGTCTTCCCGCCCGCGCTGCTGGCCGTCCTGGGCGCCGTCCCCGCCTTCCGCGAGCCCCAGGAAGGGCTCGACGGCCTGCGCATCGTCGACACGTACGTCCCCGTGACCGTGCTGGTCGGCATGATCGTCGCCGGTGTGCAGTCGATGCCGGCGGGCCTCACCGGCTACCGGGAGCACGGCATCCTGCGCCGCATGTCCACGACCCCGGTCCGGCCGTCGGCGCTGCTGTCCGCACAGATGCTGGTCCACGCCCTGGCCGCCGTCCTCTCGGCGCTGCTGGCGCTCACGGTCGGGCGGCTCGCCTACGACGTACGACTGCCCGGACAGCCGTACGGCTATCTGCTCGCCCTCGTGCTGGCGGTCCTCGCCGCGCTGGCGCTGGGGTCCGTGATCTCGGCGGTGTCCCGGACCGTGAAGATCGCGGGTGCCGTCGGCACGGCGGTGTTCTTCCCGATGCTGTTCTGCGCGGGGGTGTGGCTGCCGGTGCAGGCGATGCCCGACGTCATGGCCGACGTGGTGGGGCTGACGCCGTTCGGCGCCGCCGCGCAGGCCCTCAACCAGGCCACGGCGGGGGACTGGCCCGGCTGGGGCCACCTCGGCGTCATGGCCGCCTGGACGGCCTTGCTGTCGCTGGCGGCCGCGCGCTGGTTCCGCTGGGAGTAG
- a CDS encoding ABC transporter ATP-binding protein: MAERQDVRRAAIRLIRADARSFTAVLALNALAALAGLAAPWLVGRIIDDVRRGAGVTTVDKLALAILVAATAQLLLARWARYVGHRFGERTLARVREEFVNRTLALPASVVERAGTGDLTARGTADVAAVGTTLRDAGPELLINSVQVLFLLGAVLALDPLLGACGLLGLAGLWPVLRWYLRRARTGYLAEGAATSDVAEILAATASGARTVEALRLERRRVAASRDALEESRRTRLHTLFLRTVFFPSVEIAYLVPVATVLLVGGALHARGTISLGTVVAAALYLQQMVGPLDEILMRVEQLQSGGASFARVEGLARAPQATDADSPTPTDDRIDVTGVRYAYDRGGEVLSDVDLTVRPGERLAVVGPSGAGKTTLSRLLAGVDAPTAGSVTVGGVPVVALGPEQLRRQVVLVTQEHHVFLGSVRDNLRIAEPSATDQEVWAALTAVGADAWVRRLPDGLDTTLGDGGRGTDGSQAQQLALARVVLADPHTLILDEATALLDPTTARHTERALAAVLKGRTVIAIAHRLHTAHDADRVAVMENGRLTELGTHDELVTTDGAYAALWRSWHGERPASPGTA; the protein is encoded by the coding sequence ATCGCCGAACGGCAAGACGTCCGCCGAGCCGCAATCCGCCTGATCCGAGCCGACGCCCGCTCCTTCACCGCCGTACTCGCCCTGAACGCCCTCGCCGCGCTCGCCGGCCTGGCGGCCCCCTGGCTGGTGGGCCGCATCATCGACGACGTCAGACGCGGCGCAGGCGTGACGACCGTGGACAAACTCGCCCTGGCCATCCTGGTAGCGGCGACAGCCCAGCTGCTGCTGGCCCGCTGGGCCCGCTACGTAGGCCACCGCTTCGGCGAACGCACCCTCGCCCGGGTCCGCGAGGAGTTCGTGAACCGCACGCTCGCGCTGCCCGCGTCGGTCGTGGAGCGGGCCGGCACCGGCGACCTGACGGCGCGCGGCACGGCCGACGTGGCGGCCGTCGGCACCACCCTGCGCGACGCCGGGCCCGAGCTGCTCATCAACTCCGTACAGGTCCTGTTCCTGCTGGGCGCGGTCCTCGCGCTGGACCCGCTGCTCGGCGCCTGCGGTCTGCTCGGTCTGGCCGGCCTGTGGCCGGTGCTGCGCTGGTATCTGCGCCGGGCCCGCACCGGCTACCTCGCCGAGGGTGCGGCCACCTCGGACGTCGCGGAGATCCTCGCGGCGACCGCGTCCGGCGCCCGTACGGTGGAGGCGCTGCGGCTGGAGCGGCGGCGGGTGGCGGCGAGCCGGGACGCGCTGGAGGAGTCGCGCCGGACCCGCCTGCACACCCTCTTCCTGCGCACGGTGTTCTTCCCCTCGGTCGAGATCGCCTATCTCGTCCCCGTGGCGACGGTCCTGCTCGTCGGCGGGGCGCTGCACGCGCGGGGCACGATCAGCCTGGGCACGGTGGTCGCGGCGGCGCTGTATCTGCAGCAGATGGTCGGTCCGCTGGACGAGATCCTGATGCGGGTCGAGCAACTCCAGAGCGGCGGCGCCTCGTTCGCCCGCGTGGAGGGCCTGGCCCGCGCCCCGCAGGCGACGGACGCCGACTCCCCCACCCCCACGGACGACCGCATCGACGTGACTGGCGTGCGCTACGCCTACGACCGCGGCGGAGAGGTCCTCAGCGACGTCGACCTGACCGTTCGGCCGGGGGAACGACTGGCGGTGGTCGGCCCGTCCGGCGCCGGCAAGACGACCCTGAGCCGGCTGCTCGCCGGTGTCGACGCGCCGACAGCCGGCTCGGTGACGGTCGGCGGTGTCCCGGTCGTCGCGCTCGGCCCGGAGCAGCTGCGCCGTCAGGTCGTCCTGGTCACCCAGGAGCACCACGTCTTCCTCGGCTCGGTCCGCGACAACCTCCGTATCGCCGAGCCGTCCGCCACGGACCAGGAGGTGTGGGCCGCGCTCACCGCGGTCGGCGCCGACGCCTGGGTACGGCGGCTGCCCGACGGGCTCGACACGACGCTGGGCGACGGCGGCCGCGGCACGGACGGCTCGCAGGCCCAGCAGCTGGCCCTCGCGCGCGTGGTGCTGGCCGACCCGCACACGCTGATCCTCGACGAGGCGACGGCCCTGCTCGACCCGACGACGGCCCGGCACACCGAGCGCGCCCTGGCCGCCGTGCTGAAGGGCCGTACCGTCATCGCCATCGCCCACCGCCTGCACACCGCACACGACGCGGACCGTGTGGCCGTGATGGAGAACGGCCGCCTCACCGAGCTCGGCACCCACGACGAGCTGGTCACGACGGACGGTGCATACGCCGCACTGTGGCGGTCCTGGCACGGGGAGCGGCCCGCGTCGCCCGGAACGGCGTAG
- a CDS encoding sensor histidine kinase codes for MTAVDTDIERRWELIRSKGPYGLLAFATLLSVATAELTPGTAERIAVAGLVAAGFALQLWWVRASRTRPGPSTAGGVYYTVRWALGFALTWLNPFFAFYAVTGYFDSEELLRGRRLPWIGPFVCSIAVSGAQAGGLPFKEPVQWVVFGALLVVNNVILTVVGHLTSQQEERSRARAETIAELERTNTALQQALDENAALHAQLLVQAREAGVADERRRLAAEIHDTIAQGLTGIIAQLQVVANAPDLPTARTHLYRASALARHSLGEARRSVHNLAPVALENDGLPEALKSTVAEWAERTGVRAEFTVTGTAEQLHDELSATLLRIAQEALSNTSRHARATRVGVTLSFLGDEVILDIRDDGRGFDPLALPERSHAGGFGLAGMRARAERMAGSLTVESEPGHGTAVSARVPLVRHE; via the coding sequence ATGACCGCGGTGGACACCGACATCGAGCGGCGCTGGGAGCTGATCCGCAGCAAGGGGCCGTACGGGCTGCTCGCGTTCGCCACGCTGCTGTCGGTCGCCACCGCCGAGCTGACGCCGGGCACGGCGGAACGGATCGCGGTCGCGGGACTGGTCGCCGCGGGGTTCGCACTCCAGCTGTGGTGGGTCCGCGCGAGCCGCACCCGTCCGGGCCCGTCCACCGCCGGCGGCGTGTACTACACCGTGCGCTGGGCCCTCGGCTTCGCGCTCACCTGGCTGAATCCGTTCTTCGCCTTCTACGCGGTCACCGGCTACTTCGACTCCGAGGAGCTGTTGCGCGGGCGGCGCCTGCCGTGGATCGGCCCATTCGTCTGCTCCATCGCCGTCTCGGGCGCCCAGGCCGGGGGACTGCCGTTCAAGGAGCCCGTGCAGTGGGTGGTGTTCGGCGCGCTCCTGGTGGTCAACAACGTCATCCTGACCGTGGTCGGCCACCTCACCTCGCAGCAGGAGGAACGCTCCCGCGCCCGCGCCGAGACCATCGCCGAACTCGAACGCACCAACACGGCACTCCAGCAGGCGCTGGACGAGAACGCCGCCCTCCACGCCCAACTCCTCGTCCAGGCCCGCGAGGCCGGCGTCGCCGACGAGCGCCGGCGGCTCGCCGCCGAGATCCACGACACCATCGCCCAGGGCCTGACCGGCATCATCGCCCAGCTCCAGGTCGTCGCGAACGCCCCCGACCTGCCCACCGCCCGCACCCACCTCTACCGCGCGTCCGCCCTCGCCCGCCACAGCCTCGGCGAGGCCCGCCGCTCGGTGCACAACCTCGCCCCCGTCGCCCTGGAGAACGACGGACTGCCCGAGGCCCTGAAGAGCACGGTCGCCGAATGGGCCGAACGGACCGGCGTACGCGCCGAGTTCACGGTCACCGGCACCGCGGAGCAACTCCACGACGAACTCTCGGCGACGCTGCTGAGGATCGCCCAGGAGGCCCTCTCCAACACCTCCCGGCACGCCCGCGCGACCCGGGTGGGTGTCACCCTGTCCTTCCTCGGCGACGAGGTGATCCTCGACATCCGCGACGACGGCCGGGGCTTCGATCCGCTTGCTCTGCCCGAGCGCAGCCACGCCGGCGGCTTCGGCCTCGCCGGCATGCGCGCCCGCGCCGAACGCATGGCCGGTTCCCTCACCGTCGAGTCCGAGCCGGGGCACGGCACTGCCGTGTCGGCTCGCGTACCGTTGGTGCGCCATGAGTAG
- a CDS encoding ABC transporter ATP-binding protein, whose translation MIDAYEDPGTPDCRGGWRYLWWLVVRQSMRSAMGALISSVWMVLLAATPYLMSRAVDDGLAAGDYGALAGWTGALVAVGAFNAWLSIMRHRTMTRVRMDSNFRTVKVLIGHAVRLGATLPRRIGAGEVVTIGVGDVQTISQSLTVVGPGIGAVVAYLVVAGLLMSVSVPIAVVVLLGMPLVGVLVGPLLGRLQGTETEYRERQGVLTARIADLAGGLRVLNGLGGKGLVADAFHRDSQRLRAQGYRVGAVTSWVQALGVGLPTLFLAVVAWLAARLAAQGAITVGELVAVYGYVAVLVGPVAFFIECGYQVSRGVVAARRVVGFLRLEPMADTGTRDAPAEPATLHDPTSGVRVPPGRLTALAAALPADATAVVDRLGRYVPSAATWGEVPLSEIALPQVRERILVADHEADLFAGTLRELVAGHADRDESAITQAVYTAVSEDIVRGLPDGIDTPIDAQGRNLSGGQRQRVRLVRTLLADPEVLLAIEPTSALDAHTEARVAERLHSTRRGRTTLVTTTSPLVLARADTVHYLVDGKVAATGSHRELMNTEPGYRALVARDEDAKELAK comes from the coding sequence ATGATCGACGCGTACGAGGATCCGGGGACACCCGACTGTCGTGGCGGATGGCGCTATCTGTGGTGGCTCGTCGTGCGCCAGTCCATGCGGTCCGCCATGGGGGCGCTGATCTCCAGCGTGTGGATGGTGCTGCTGGCGGCGACCCCGTACCTGATGTCCCGTGCCGTCGACGACGGGCTGGCGGCCGGTGATTACGGCGCGCTGGCGGGGTGGACGGGTGCGCTGGTCGCGGTGGGGGCGTTCAACGCCTGGCTGAGCATCATGCGGCACCGGACGATGACGCGGGTGCGGATGGACAGCAACTTCCGCACGGTCAAGGTGCTGATCGGCCACGCGGTACGACTCGGTGCCACGCTGCCACGCCGGATCGGGGCCGGGGAGGTCGTCACGATCGGCGTGGGCGACGTCCAGACCATCAGCCAGTCCCTGACCGTCGTCGGCCCGGGGATCGGTGCCGTCGTCGCCTATCTGGTGGTCGCCGGTCTGTTGATGTCGGTGTCGGTGCCGATCGCCGTCGTGGTGCTGCTCGGGATGCCGCTGGTCGGCGTGCTCGTCGGGCCACTGCTGGGCCGGTTGCAGGGCACCGAGACGGAGTACCGGGAGCGGCAGGGCGTACTGACCGCACGGATCGCCGACCTCGCGGGCGGCCTGCGCGTCCTCAACGGCCTCGGCGGCAAGGGCCTGGTCGCCGACGCCTTCCACCGCGACTCACAGCGGCTGCGGGCGCAGGGCTACCGGGTCGGGGCGGTGACCAGCTGGGTGCAGGCGCTCGGCGTGGGGCTGCCCACGCTGTTCCTGGCCGTGGTGGCCTGGCTGGCGGCGCGGCTGGCCGCCCAGGGCGCCATCACCGTGGGCGAGTTGGTGGCGGTGTACGGCTATGTCGCGGTGCTGGTGGGGCCGGTGGCGTTCTTCATCGAGTGCGGTTACCAGGTCAGCCGTGGCGTGGTGGCGGCGCGGCGGGTCGTGGGGTTCCTGCGGCTGGAGCCGATGGCGGACACCGGCACACGGGACGCACCGGCGGAGCCGGCGACCCTGCACGACCCCACGTCCGGGGTGCGGGTGCCGCCTGGCCGGCTCACCGCACTGGCCGCCGCACTGCCGGCCGACGCCACGGCCGTCGTCGACCGCCTCGGCCGCTACGTCCCATCGGCGGCGACCTGGGGCGAAGTGCCCCTGAGCGAGATCGCGTTGCCGCAGGTCCGGGAGCGCATCCTGGTCGCCGACCACGAGGCCGACCTGTTCGCGGGCACGCTGCGGGAGCTGGTGGCCGGCCACGCGGACCGGGACGAGTCGGCGATCACTCAAGCGGTGTACACGGCGGTCTCCGAGGACATCGTCCGCGGCCTCCCCGACGGCATCGACACCCCGATCGACGCCCAGGGCCGCAACCTCTCCGGCGGCCAACGCCAGCGGGTCCGCCTGGTCCGCACGCTGCTGGCCGACCCGGAGGTGCTGCTGGCCATCGAGCCGACATCGGCCCTGGACGCCCACACGGAGGCACGGGTCGCCGAACGCCTGCACTCGACGAGACGGGGCCGCACGACGCTGGTGACGACGACGTCCCCCTTGGTCCTGGCCCGAGCGGACACGGTCCACTACCTGGTCGACGGCAAGGTGGCGGCAACCGGCAGCCACCGAGAACTCATGAACACCGAACCGGGATACCGAGCACTGGTGGCACGTGACGAAGACGCCAAGGAGCTTGCCAAGTGA
- a CDS encoding ABC transporter ATP-binding protein, whose product MSVIEVTDLRKSYGGRTVVDGVSFAVDEGEIFGILGPNGAGKTTTVECVEGLRVPDAGRVRVTGLDPVADHDRVTQVLGAQLQEGRLQEKLTVREALQLYAAFYPNPADWRPLAERLGLTDRLGARFGKLSGGQKQRLFIALALIGNPRIVVLDELTTGLDPRARRDTWQLIEEVRDSGVTVLLVTHFMEEAQRLCDRIAVIDKGRIAALDTPAGLIRRSAGATVITFTPSAPLDEQELSALPALASVAYKDGRVTLAGSDDTVNAVITLLARHRITAHQLRVSDATLDDAFLDLTETELTKTNLTETDPTKTDDLTETTP is encoded by the coding sequence ATGTCCGTCATCGAAGTCACCGATCTGCGCAAGTCCTACGGCGGCCGAACCGTCGTCGACGGTGTCTCGTTCGCCGTCGACGAGGGCGAGATCTTCGGCATCCTCGGCCCGAACGGCGCCGGCAAGACCACCACCGTCGAGTGCGTCGAGGGCCTGCGCGTCCCCGACGCGGGCCGCGTCCGGGTCACCGGCCTCGACCCCGTCGCCGACCACGACCGCGTCACGCAGGTCCTCGGCGCCCAGCTCCAGGAGGGCCGCCTCCAGGAGAAACTCACCGTGCGCGAGGCGCTCCAGCTGTATGCGGCCTTCTACCCGAACCCCGCCGACTGGCGCCCGCTCGCCGAGCGTCTGGGCCTGACCGACCGGCTCGGCGCCCGCTTCGGCAAGCTGTCCGGCGGCCAGAAACAACGGCTGTTCATCGCGCTGGCCCTCATCGGCAACCCTCGGATCGTGGTCCTCGACGAGCTGACCACCGGCCTCGACCCGCGGGCCCGCCGGGACACCTGGCAGCTCATCGAGGAGGTGCGGGACAGCGGGGTGACCGTCCTGCTGGTCACCCACTTCATGGAGGAGGCGCAGCGGCTCTGCGACCGGATCGCCGTGATCGACAAGGGGCGGATCGCAGCCCTGGACACCCCGGCCGGGCTGATCCGCCGCTCCGCGGGCGCCACGGTGATCACGTTCACGCCGTCCGCGCCGCTGGACGAACAGGAGCTGAGCGCCCTGCCCGCGCTGGCCTCCGTCGCGTACAAGGACGGCCGGGTCACCCTGGCCGGCAGCGACGACACGGTCAACGCCGTGATCACCCTGCTCGCCCGCCACCGCATCACCGCCCACCAGCTGCGCGTCAGCGACGCCACGCTGGACGACGCTTTCCTGGACCTGACGGAGACGGAGTTGACGAAGACGAACCTGACGGAGACGGACCCGACGAAGACGGACGACCTCACGGAGACCACGCCATGA